One window of the Eucalyptus grandis isolate ANBG69807.140 chromosome 6, ASM1654582v1, whole genome shotgun sequence genome contains the following:
- the LOC104451034 gene encoding glyceraldehyde-3-phosphate dehydrogenase GAPCP2, chloroplastic isoform X2: protein MALSSLLRPSPAAAPAVSHLSPLSSDPSKVSSSSVNLSRLPSSFNGTPVPTGSISFRKSSVRSIQPVRATAVDVRPIVPRFGRIGRLVLRIATARDDIDVVSVNDPFIDAKYMAYMFKYDSTHGVFNGTINVIDDSTLEINGKQIKVESKRNPEEIPWGYHGAEYVVESSGVFTTLDKASAHLKAGAKKVVISAPSADAPMFVVGVNEKSYKSNMDVVSNASCTTNCLAPVAKVVHEEFGIIEGLMTTVHATTATQKTVDGPSMKDWRGGRGAAQNIIPSSTGAAKAVGKVLPELNGKLTGMAFRVPTPNVSVVDLTCRLEKSASYEDVKAAIKYASEGPLKGILGYTEEDVVSNDFVGDSRSSIFDAKAGIGLSKSFMKLVSWYDNEWGYSNRVLDLIEHMALVAAHK, encoded by the exons ATGGCTCTGTCTTCTCTCCTCCGCCCGTCCCCCGCCGCTGCTCCCGCCGTCTCCCacctctctcccctctcttcaGATCCctccaag GTCTCGTCCAGCAGCGTCAACCTTTCACGCCTTCCCTCCAGCTTCAACGGCACTCCTGTCCCCACCGGATCCATTTCCTTCCG GAAATCCTCTGTCAGGAGCATTCAGCCTGTTAGAGCTACGGCTGTTGATGTGCGGCCTATTGTTCCAA GATTTGGTCGAATCGGACGATTGGTGCTTCGGATAGCAACCGCTAGGGATGATATTGACGTAGTATCTGTCAATGATCCTTTTATCGATGCTAAATACATG GCTTACATGTTCAAGTATGACTCCACTCATGGAGTTTTCAATGGAACGATCAATGTTATAGACGATTCCACCTTGGAGATTAATGGAAAGCAAATTAAAGTTGAAAGCAAAAG aAATCCAGAAGAGATTCCTTGGGGTTATCATGGGGCTGAGTATGTTGTTGAATCCTCTGGAGTTTTCACTACATTGGACAAGGCTTCCGCACACCTGAAG GCTGGTGCCAAGAAAGTGGTCATATCAGCTCCTTCAGCCGATGCACCTATGTTTGTGGTTGGAGTAAATGAAAAGTCATACAAGTCAAACATGGATGTAGTTTCTAACGCAAGCTGCACGACCAATTGTCTTGCTCCTGTTGCCAAG GTTGTTCATGAGGAATTTGGTATAATTGAAGGTTTGATGACGACTGTACATGCAACTACAG CAACCCAAAAGACAGTGGATGGTCCTTCGATGAAGGATTGGCGTGGGGGCCGTGGAGCTGCTCAAAATATCATTCCCAGTTCCACTGGTGCTGCAAAG GCTGTCGGAAAGGTTCTTCCTGAACTCAACGGAAAACTCACTGGGATGGCTTTCCGTGTCCCAACTCCTAATGTCTCTGTTGTTGACTTAACTTGTCGGCTTGAGAAGAGTGCTTCTTATGAAGATGTGAAGGCAGCTATAAA GTATGCATCGGAGGGTCCGCTCAAGGGCATCCTTGGATATACAGAGGAGGATGTTGTCTCGAATGATTTTGTCGGTGACTCCAG ATCAAGTATATTTGACGCGAAAGCAGGTATAGGTCTAAGCAAATCTTTCATGAAGCTGGTTTCGTGGTACGACAATGAATGGGGATACAG CAACCGAGTCCTAGATTTGATAGAGCACATGGCCCTAGTCGCAGCCCACAAGTGA
- the LOC104451034 gene encoding glyceraldehyde-3-phosphate dehydrogenase GAPCP2, chloroplastic isoform X1, which yields MALSSLLRPSPAAAPAVSHLSPLSSDPSKVSSSSVNLSRLPSSFNGTPVPTGSISFRKSSVRSIQPVRATAVDVRPIVPRSDGSNKTKIGINGFGRIGRLVLRIATARDDIDVVSVNDPFIDAKYMAYMFKYDSTHGVFNGTINVIDDSTLEINGKQIKVESKRNPEEIPWGYHGAEYVVESSGVFTTLDKASAHLKAGAKKVVISAPSADAPMFVVGVNEKSYKSNMDVVSNASCTTNCLAPVAKVVHEEFGIIEGLMTTVHATTATQKTVDGPSMKDWRGGRGAAQNIIPSSTGAAKAVGKVLPELNGKLTGMAFRVPTPNVSVVDLTCRLEKSASYEDVKAAIKYASEGPLKGILGYTEEDVVSNDFVGDSRSSIFDAKAGIGLSKSFMKLVSWYDNEWGYSNRVLDLIEHMALVAAHK from the exons ATGGCTCTGTCTTCTCTCCTCCGCCCGTCCCCCGCCGCTGCTCCCGCCGTCTCCCacctctctcccctctcttcaGATCCctccaag GTCTCGTCCAGCAGCGTCAACCTTTCACGCCTTCCCTCCAGCTTCAACGGCACTCCTGTCCCCACCGGATCCATTTCCTTCCG GAAATCCTCTGTCAGGAGCATTCAGCCTGTTAGAGCTACGGCTGTTGATGTGCGGCCTATTGTTCCAA GATCAGATGGCAGCAACAAGACAAAGATTGGAATCAATG GATTTGGTCGAATCGGACGATTGGTGCTTCGGATAGCAACCGCTAGGGATGATATTGACGTAGTATCTGTCAATGATCCTTTTATCGATGCTAAATACATG GCTTACATGTTCAAGTATGACTCCACTCATGGAGTTTTCAATGGAACGATCAATGTTATAGACGATTCCACCTTGGAGATTAATGGAAAGCAAATTAAAGTTGAAAGCAAAAG aAATCCAGAAGAGATTCCTTGGGGTTATCATGGGGCTGAGTATGTTGTTGAATCCTCTGGAGTTTTCACTACATTGGACAAGGCTTCCGCACACCTGAAG GCTGGTGCCAAGAAAGTGGTCATATCAGCTCCTTCAGCCGATGCACCTATGTTTGTGGTTGGAGTAAATGAAAAGTCATACAAGTCAAACATGGATGTAGTTTCTAACGCAAGCTGCACGACCAATTGTCTTGCTCCTGTTGCCAAG GTTGTTCATGAGGAATTTGGTATAATTGAAGGTTTGATGACGACTGTACATGCAACTACAG CAACCCAAAAGACAGTGGATGGTCCTTCGATGAAGGATTGGCGTGGGGGCCGTGGAGCTGCTCAAAATATCATTCCCAGTTCCACTGGTGCTGCAAAG GCTGTCGGAAAGGTTCTTCCTGAACTCAACGGAAAACTCACTGGGATGGCTTTCCGTGTCCCAACTCCTAATGTCTCTGTTGTTGACTTAACTTGTCGGCTTGAGAAGAGTGCTTCTTATGAAGATGTGAAGGCAGCTATAAA GTATGCATCGGAGGGTCCGCTCAAGGGCATCCTTGGATATACAGAGGAGGATGTTGTCTCGAATGATTTTGTCGGTGACTCCAG ATCAAGTATATTTGACGCGAAAGCAGGTATAGGTCTAAGCAAATCTTTCATGAAGCTGGTTTCGTGGTACGACAATGAATGGGGATACAG CAACCGAGTCCTAGATTTGATAGAGCACATGGCCCTAGTCGCAGCCCACAAGTGA